Genomic segment of Candidatus Bathyarchaeum sp.:
ACAAAAACAAACAGGACTAGTTAATTTAAGCCTTACTTACCAGCCTATTCAATTTTTGTGCCAATGTGCCGATCCTGAACTGCGTATACTACGTAGCCAGGGTCATGACCATTAACTACAACAGTTTTGAGCTTAATTCGGCCAAGAATCTTCACTGCCTCGGGGTCGATGACCTGATTAATTCCAGGGGTATGCTCTTTGGCTTCTAGCAGTTTTTCTAGTTCTTCAAAACTGATCTTGTCAAGGCGTTTGGCGTCCGGATACTTGTTGGGGTCTTTGGTGAAAATTGCACTCACGTTAGAACATTTAACCAAGATGTCTGCTTTTATGCGCTCTCCAACTAACGCCGCAACGGCATCAGTTGTGATTCCAGGATGCAAACCACCCATAACAACAATCTTGCCAGAGTTTACACATTCTTCGGCTTCATCTATGGTGGTGGGAACTTTTCCACAGCCGTCATCTGCTAATCCCATGGTGAAGAGTTGAGCAAAAAGGCGAGAAACATGAATTGCTGCCCAATCTTGCTGGTCTTCTTCTAGGTGCACATATTTTGCAACTTTAATGAATTCTCGGGCGAGTTTGCCGCCGCCGACAACTGCGACGACTTGATGTCCTTGATTTTTGAAATCTCGCAATACTGTTAGGTAACAGTTTATGGTTGAGGGGTTCAGAGGGGAAACCACGACTGAGCCGCCAATTCGAACAATGATTTTCATTTGGTTAACCTCTTTGTGTTACTGTGGGAGTTTACTTCAATATAACATTCTCTGCTTTCCGAGATTCAAAGCCTTATAACTTCATAATGCAATATTCTAAGAAACAACAACTCAAATTCAGGTTGACTTCTGGTGAAGGAGATTCAAGGAGCAGAGCTGGTCTTTTTAGGTACAGGAGGAGGAAGGTTCGTTACCATCACCCAAAAACGACGAACCGGAGGATTCCGACTCTTAACCCCAAAAGAAAACATACACGTAGACCCCGGACCAGGAGCTCTTATCTATTCTTTAGAAGCAGGATTAAATCCCCAAAAACTCAAAGCAGTATTAATTTCCCACCGCCACCCCGACCATTACGCCAACGCCGAAGTTATGGTAGAATCCATGACCCGCGGAATGCTCAAAAAACGAGGATTAGTTGCAGCACCCACAAGCATTCTAGCAGGGGACGACCAAGCGGGACCTGCAATCTCGTTGTACCATCAAAACATGATAAAACAAATAGTAAGGTTGAAGCCTAACGTTAACTTCAAGGTCGGAAACATAGACATCGTAACAACTCAAACTAAACACACAGACGCAGAAACAGTTGGCTTCAAGTTCAACATCCCCGAAGTTGGAACAGTCGGATACACCGCAGACACAGAATACTTTGAAGGCATAGAAGACCAATTCAAAGGCGTTAGGCTCCTTATTTTGTCCGTGATGCGACCAAATGGGAGCCCATGGACAGGACACATGACCCCCAAAGAAGCTGCAACAATTGTGGACACCGTAAAACCTGAAATGGTGGTTGCAACCCATTTTGGCATGAAAATGATTTACAGCGGACCCTCCTACGAAATCAAATACATCGAACAAAAAACAGGTGTTCCCACGGTTGCAGCTTTTGATGGAATGAAACTGCAAATAGGTGAAAATATAACCATCGGGAAACTCAACAGACGGCAACAAAACATAGAAGATTTCCTGAAACGCCCAACAAAATAATTGCGTTAAGTCTTAGCGGAAAGAATTCTTGCGTAGGGGTCGTCTGGTTTTATTGGAAAAACAGTTTCTTTCCCGTTTTTCAGTAGAACTCGACTCAAATCTTTTGTAAACTCTCCCACAAATTGAGCAGAAATATTGTTTTCGCGCAGAACATTTTCAACCTTTGTTTTTGATTCAGGGCTAACAGCAACTAAAAACGTGCCAGTAGACGACATAGACAACAACTGCGTATCTGTCAACTGGTAATAATCTTTTAATATTTGCGTCTCCTCCGAAAACGAAAATCTTTTCCAATCAACTCGAAACCCAAGCCCTGAAACTTCAGCCAACTCATTCAAAGCCGAAATTACTCCACCTTCAGTTGCATCATGCAGAGCATGTGTCCCCTCGCAGCCAGCAAGCAGTAAGGCTTCTTTGACACAAGTTTGCATGACAACTAGTTCGGTCAAATCTTCAGTTTTTTTAGCACCAAACAGTTTTCTAGCCAACTTGTTGTGCACCAACGCAAAATTTACAACAGTTTCTAAACCCACAGGCTTGACACATAACACAAGGTCGCCATGTTTTGCCCCTGCAGGAGTCTTTAGTTTTTCTTGGCTTATTTGCCCATAACCAGTACACACACCAACCAAAGTAGACAAACCCTGATATGTCCCAGTGTGACCAGTTACAATTGTTATTCCAAGTTCTTCAGCGGCGTTACATGCTTGTTTCATTATTTCTTTGAACACTTTAGACTGTGTTGAGGGTGATCCCAACAAATTGATTGTGCAAAACTGGGTTTTGGCTCCAAACAAGGCGATGTCTGAAGCCACGTAATTGATTAAAAACCAACCAAAGAACTGCTCAGGAACACCAACACAAGGATCTGTAGATACAACAAGACACTTGTCATTGTTTAATTTGTGAACTCCTGAGTCAAAACCAAACTGGGGCTTAACAACTACCCTAGAATCTGGTTTGACACAATCTAGCAACTGTTTGAGGTCGTTTGTTGAAAGCTTACCCAAGGTTTTGCCTCGTTACATGTAAATTTCTAGTACTTTACTTCGTTTGAGCATGTATATGATGTATAAACTTATTACTAGTTCAACTATCAAGTAGCCGCCGTTGTAGACTGCAGAGTAAATCAATGGATTGCCCTCAGCGAATTCGGCAAAAAAGATAAGCCCCGAGAAATAGTGGGCCACAAATCTGCCAATTATCCCCAAAGTGACCCCAATAAAGGGACGTTTTCGGAAAAACCCGGCAACTCCTAGTAAACCAAAAGCTATTGGGTAATCCAACAACATTTGAGCAGGATGAACAATGAACGGGTCAAAAACTGCTTGAATAAAGCCATACATTATCGCCCCAAACACGCCCACAGTTGGTCCTCGTCGAAGAGCCAACCACAAAATCGGCACCATAGACGCCGCAGTGACTGACCCTCCTTGAGGTAACTGGAAAATTTTGATGTTACTTAATACAGTAGCTAGAGCCACAAACATGACGGTCTCTGCTATTACTTTTGTTGAAAAACTACTATTTTGTATATTCACTTGTTTTTCCCTCCGCCAGCATTATCTGGATCAGGTTTTCAGGGTCGACAACACAGTAGTTGTCCTCTCAGCCGAGTATTCTCAGCTCCCCATGCACCTTAATTAAACAAAAGAAAGCCTTTGTATTTAAAGATTCACAGAAATTACGCCCATAATTGTTATAAAGTGTCTTTGGTTTAGTTCCTGTTATGTCAAACAAAGTTCATTGTGCACACATTCTAGTAAAAACAGAAAAAGAAGTAAACCAAGTCCTAGAACGACTCAAAAAAGGCGAAAAATTCTCAGCCATCGCAAAAGACGTATCCCAGTGTCCCTCCAAAAAACGAGGCGGCGACCTAGGAACCTTTGGACGAGGACAAATGGTCAAAGAATTCGAAACAGCAGCTTTCGCTCTGGACAAAGGACAAATCTCAGGAATCGTCAAAACCCAGTTTGGTTACCACATAATCAAACGACTTGAGTAACTGCGGTTACTTTCTATCTTTTTTTGGGCTATACCGTAAAAACCAAATAATACTGCGCAAAAAGTTAATGGCAACTATAAAGGCGATTTATTATGGCAGATTACAAAGTAAAAGACATAAACTTGGCTCCTCAAGGAGCATTACTTGTTGAATGGGCAACCGAACACATGCCCGTTTTGGCTCAAATCAAATCCAGATTCGAAAAAGAAAAACCCCTTAAAGGCATCACTATTGGGGCTTGTTTGCACGTAACCAAAGAAACAGCAGTTTTGGCATTAACCCTCAAAGCAGGCGGCGCAACCGTTGCTCTGTGTGGCTCAAACCCATTATCTACTCAAGATGAAGTAGCTGCATACCTTGCCACTCAAGGAATCAACGTTTATGCATGGCGCGAACAACCGACCGATGAATACTTCTGGTGCATCAACCAAGTTTTGGACTACAAACCCCAAGTCACCATGGACGACGGAGCAGATGTAGTAGGAGTGCTCCACAAAGAACGAACTGACCTACTCAAAAACGTAATTGGTGGAACCGAAGAAACCACCACCGGAGTCATCCGCCTGCGAGCCATGGAACAAGACAATGCCCTAAAATACCCTATAATAGCAGTAAACGACGCTTATACAAAATACCTTTTTGACAACCGCTATGGCACCGGCCAAAGCACCATTGACGGCATCCTACGCGCTACTAGTGTTCTGATTGCAGGAAAATACTTTGTAGTCGCAGGATATGGATGGTGTGGACGCGGCCTAGCCATGCGAGCAAAAGCCATGGGCGCCAAAGTAATTGTTACTGAAGTAGATGCAACCAAAGCCCTAGAAGCAGTAATGGACGGCTTTTTTGTAATGCCCATGGAAGACGCAGCAGAACTCGGAGACATATTTGTTACACTCACAGGAAATACTAGTGTTATTCGAAAAGAGCACATGGAAAAAATGAAAGATGGCGCCATAGTAGCCAACAGCGGTCACTTTAACGTAGAGATCGATATCCAAGACCTAGAAAAAATGGCCAAATCCAAACGAACCCTACGACCAAACCTAGAAGAATACACCTTGCCAAGCGGAAAGAGAATCCATTTACTTGCTGAAGGTAGATTAGTGAATCTTGCAGCTGCAGAAGGACACCCCTCTGAAGTTATGGATATGTCCTTTGCAAACCAAGCTATGAACGCTGAATATTTGGTGAAAAACAAAGGCTTGAAAATCAAGGTTTATCGTGTTCCTAAGGAAATTGATGAATTAATTGCTGGCTTGAAACTAAAAGCCTTGGGCGTAAGTATTGATGAGTTAACTGAAAAACAGAAAAAATACTTGGCAACATGGGATGAAGGAACTATTTGAATTAACAATAAAGCTTATAATATGGTTACAGATAGAGAATGGACTACATCGTGGTGAATGAAAGAAATGGTTAGTAAAGATCAAGCCATCGGATGGATTATTTTTTTGGTCTGTGCAGTAATTGCACTTGGTTACACTGTTAGCATGATCTGGCCAAGCGAAGTAACTGACGTGCTCGGATGGAGCATGTCCTCACAAACATTCAGACTTTACTTAGTTGCAGTTCCAGTGTTGATCGCTTTTGTTGCAGTTTTGGCTATTGGTGCATGGATTGGCTGGACAATGGGAACTACTCCACCTCCTAGACCAATCGAAGAGATTGAAACCGAAAGCTCAGACTAAAAAAACAAAATCCCTATTTTCTTCTTTTCCTTTTAATTTTGGTAGTGTTATAAATGGATAATGTTAAAGGAATGGTTCTTTGTGGCGGAAAAGGCACACGACTCAGACCCCTTACAAACTATATACAAAAAACCATGGTTCCTGTGGGTCTAAAACAAAAACCCCTTCTCGAATATGTTGTTAAGCTGTTCAAATATCATGGCGTCAAAGATTTGGTGTTTTTAGTAAACTACAAGTCAGAACAGATAACTAATTATTTTGAAGATGGATCTCGGTTTGGCGTAAACATCACTTACGTGAAGGATGATCCAAATTCAAAAGGAACCGGTGGCGCAGTTTTAACTGCTTACAATCAAGGTGCAATCAGTAAAGATGATACCTTGCTAGTTTATTATGGTGATATAGTAACCGATATTGACCTGTTGGGTCTAGTAGAATATCACAATAAAAATAATGCTTGGACCACCCTTGCTTTGTCTTCAGGTTTTAAAACTAGAGTTGGCGTAGCAAGTTTAGATGACAATTCAAAGGTTATTGATTTTGAAGAAAAACCAGTTTTAAAAAAGCCTGTAACTATAGGAATTTCAGTTCTGAAAGGTGAAATGCTCAAGTTGATGAAACAACTAAAAGGGGACAATATTGAGCTTGATTTCATGGGAGAAGTTTTGCCACACCTTTTGAAGGAAGAAAAACCAGTTTATGGTTATGTTACTCCAGCTTTCTGGTACGACGTTTTGAGTACTGAAGCGTATGAAAAACTTGACCAAAAACTTGTTGATGATCTGTTTAAGGACATTTTGGGCTAAAATTGCCCAGTTTTTTATGTTATTGATCCCGTTTTGGGCCGTTCATCCCTGTGGGCGCTATCTTCTTTTTATTTGTTGCTCATAACTTTTATAAACTGTTGCATATGTTAGTAGGACTATTACTGGTGTGATTTCATTGGAACCAAGTAGAAAACCTTTGAATGCGTTAATCAAGCAGATGAACAGTTTCGTAGCTATCGTTTTAAAAAATGGAGTAGAATACCGCGGCACAATGGTCCGTTGCGACAGCCACATGAACGTACTACTGGAAAAAGCCACCGAACGTGTCAACGACAATTTGACCGCAAACTATGGCAGTATCCTTTTGCGAGGAAACAACATACTTTACATCTGTGTCGATATGGCACCTGAAAAATAGGTTATATCAACAGTTTGTTCAGTTTGCCTCTGTCAAGTTAGTTTTTGTTATTTTTCAGTAACATAACTTAAGGCATCTTCTAAGTTTATTTCCAAATTATGTTTACGTTGGAAATACGTTATAACATTTCTCAAGTCTCGTTCAAGCAACTCCTTTGCGCTAGGATGATTTATAGAAACATTTTGAGGCCAATCAATTATCAAAATGCCCTGATTGGGCTGAACAATAATGTTGTATGGGCTAAGGTCTCCATGTATCATGTTTACTTTTTGGTATGCTGTTTTTACATTGTTTAATATTTGTTTGTAGGTGACGTTTGCATCCTCCAATTCGGGGTTATGAAAAAGTTCTACCCCTTCTATCATGCTCATAACCACAATGTGACGGTTTTGCATGATTGGTTTGGGGACCGAAACATCCTGTGGATACAACAGTTTCAGGGCGTCATACTCTTTTTTAGCCGAAATTTGGGATTGACGGTGCCAATTGGGCGTGTATGTGTATTTTATAGTGTAGTTTCGTTTGAGTTTAGTTTTTTTAAAGCTTGTTCGGCCAATGCGATGAAACTTCAACGCTACTGGGGTTTCATCAGGTGCAAGGGCCTCATAAACATCTGACTCTTTGCCTACGCCCAAAGGTTTGCCAAGGGCTGTGATTACATTGGCATTTACAAGCGTATTGATTGCTAAGATGTCATGTCCTGCTGTTGTTAGCCGATATCCTAGATATTTTTCTCGCCGTCCTTGGACTAAACCTTGTTTAATAAAAAGGGGTAACCGGTATTCTATCTCTGAAAAGTGAAGTTGGGCTTGATTTTGGATGGCATCTTTTGGGGCATACTCGTAGTTCTTCATTTGCTGTTCAAGGGCCAGCAGTAACTGAAAATCTTCAGGTTCAAGTTTCCGTATAGCTCGAACAGCAATATGAACAGTTGACATGATTAACAATAGTTTGGGAAAGATTCCCTTAAAGCAGTTTACCGCAAGAACTAAAGAAAAAGCGCCATCCTGTACTCGTCACGATATCTGCCGTTGACGTAACTTTCTTTTTGCAGAATTCCCTCAGTTCTAAATCCTGCTTTTTTGTAAACATGAATAGCGCGTTCATTTGATGCACTTACGTCTAAATGAATTTTTTTCAGTTTTCTTTTTCGAGCAATTTTAATGATGTGCTTTAGTAATGCTGAGCCAATGCCCATATTCTGGTAATCGTCATGAATGGTAAGTCCTAACTCTGCTTTGTGCTTCAAAGTCTCTTGGGCGTTGAATTTCAGAGAAATTGACCCGATTATCCGTTTGTTATCTTTTTCAGTTAGCACTGCAACAATTGCTAACAGTTTATCGTAGTCTATGTCTGTTGTCCAACTTTCTATCCGGTCACGAGGAAACGGAGGAAGCAGATGTGTTGCACTTTTTTTAGAAAGGGTTGAAAACATAACCCACAACATTTCGGTGTCATCTGGCTGTTTAGGACGAAAAACGATTTTTAGGCCATTTTTTGTCGTGAATTCTGTTTTCCATTGAGTTGGATAGTCCATAAGTTAACGACCTATTGTAGCATCAAAATATTTGATTGTTTACTAAAGTCATCACTAATTGTTAAAAAGATAATGTTAATTTTAAAAGTTTAGGTCATTGATTTCTATACAAAATCTATCGATAACATTTATTTTGTTTGAAGATAAACATTTTAGGTAGGGATTTTTGATGGAAAATCAAACAAATGAAATTAAGATGCCGTTAATTGGAGAAAAAGCACCTGACTTTGAAGCCTTAACAACACAAGGAACATTGAGGCTCTCAGATTTCGAAGGAAGCTGGCTAATACTCTTTTCTCATCCTGCAGATTTCACACCAGTGTGCACCACCGAATTCATTGCATTTTCAAAAATTTATGACGAACTCAAAAAACGCAACACCGAACTTTTAGGATTAAGCGTAGATAGTGTTTCATCTCACATTGCATGGGTTAGAAATGTTGAAGAAAAAATGGGCGTAAAAATTCCGTTTCCCATAATTGCTGACCTAAACAAAGAAGTTTCCCAAAAATTTGGAATGATACATCCCGCCCAGAGCAAAACTGAGACTGTTAGATGCGTTTTTGTCATGGACCCTGAAAGCAAAATCCGAACCATATTATATTATCCACTAACCACAGGCAGAAACATGCAAGAAATACTCCGAATAATTGATGCACTGCAAACCACAGACAAAAACAAGGTAGCTACTCCTGCAAACTGGAAACCAGGCGACCCCGTAGTAGTTCCTCCCCCGGGTACAACAGAACAAGCAGAAGAACGAACCAAAGAAGGCTACGACTGCAAAGACTGGTATTTGTGCTTTAAGAAGTTGTGATTAGTTTGCCGTGTGTATCTGCAGATGGTAAACCCACCAAAAGTGGCATCGCAACCCTTTCTGCCTTGAAGAATGGAGCTTCAACTCCAAAGGCTGTTTCAGAGGTTACTGGACAACCCATGTTCAAGGTTAGAAGTGGTCTTCGGGAACTGGTTGCTGCTGGGTTCGTAAAAAAAGTGGATGACAAGTATAAACTGACCCCTCAAGGAAGCAAGTTGGTTCCATAGCTTCTTCCCTCTTTTCTTTTTTGTAATTTCTTGTTTTGTTGTCTTTTATCTGAATAAACCGTTTACATATATTTACATAATATATAGTCTATATAGATTACATGGTTAATGTATATATTTTTGGCTCTTATTGAAGAATCATACTAAAACAAACATGGAGCGCAAGCAAGTCGTTACAACGTGATGTTGGAGGTGGAAAAGGAATGAAATGTCCGACATGTAATTTGGAAATGAAACTAAAAGAAGAGTGTGGCTACATGATAAAATACAAGTGTGAAGTCTGCAAACGAACAGAAACCTTGTGGACTGTTTGTGTAACCCCCTGAACAATAAACCCAAAAACTAAACTTTAATCAGGTTTTAATCTAATTTTGCGAACAGTCTGATTTTATCTTGTTAGATAATTCTTAGTTAGTTCAAAGAGAAAATTATATTAAATTTTTAACAATTAATTCTTAGGGGACTTAATTTATGACTACCAATTTAGTGGCAGTGTGTGGATTATTTTGTGGAACCTGTGAACATTTGGACACAAAATGCAAAGGATGCGGAACCCAAAAGGGCAAACCCTTTTGGACAACTTTAATGAATGTTGAATTCTGTCCCCTGTATAATTGTTGTGTGAACAATAAACAGTTAGAGCATTGTGGCTTATGCAATGATTTTCCCTGTGATGCATTTAACCAGTTACGTGACCCATCATTAAGTGACAAAGAAGCACAAGAAGCACTTATTGAACGCCAAAAAGACCTTGTTAAAAGAAAAGAACTGGGAACAGAACAGTGGCTCAAAGAAAAACAGAAAAACTATTTACAACTCAACCAGTTTTACTGACTCCAAGGATCGTTTAACCATCGCGTCAATATCTAGTTTTTCTTCTGCTTTGTGAACGTCTTCCAATTTAGCTTTCGTGGACGGCTGATATGGAACAGCTCCACAACCTGATGCTTTTCGGGTGGAGAGTTCGTGGGTTCCAATTTTTCTGGCGATGGCTTCTGTTTCGTGTTTGTCAAACCCTAACAAGGGTCTATGAACAGGATATTCGGTAATTGCCTCGCTAAGAACTCGCAAGTTGGTCATTGTTTGGCTGGCTTGTTCCCCGATGGCTTCTCCAG
This window contains:
- the pyrH gene encoding UMP kinase; this encodes MKIIVRIGGSVVVSPLNPSTINCYLTVLRDFKNQGHQVVAVVGGGKLAREFIKVAKYVHLEEDQQDWAAIHVSRLFAQLFTMGLADDGCGKVPTTIDEAEECVNSGKIVVMGGLHPGITTDAVAALVGERIKADILVKCSNVSAIFTKDPNKYPDAKRLDKISFEELEKLLEAKEHTPGINQVIDPEAVKILGRIKLKTVVVNGHDPGYVVYAVQDRHIGTKIE
- a CDS encoding MBL fold metallo-hydrolase; translated protein: MKEIQGAELVFLGTGGGRFVTITQKRRTGGFRLLTPKENIHVDPGPGALIYSLEAGLNPQKLKAVLISHRHPDHYANAEVMVESMTRGMLKKRGLVAAPTSILAGDDQAGPAISLYHQNMIKQIVRLKPNVNFKVGNIDIVTTQTKHTDAETVGFKFNIPEVGTVGYTADTEYFEGIEDQFKGVRLLILSVMRPNGSPWTGHMTPKEAATIVDTVKPEMVVATHFGMKMIYSGPSYEIKYIEQKTGVPTVAAFDGMKLQIGENITIGKLNRRQQNIEDFLKRPTK
- a CDS encoding AIR synthase-related protein: MGKLSTNDLKQLLDCVKPDSRVVVKPQFGFDSGVHKLNNDKCLVVSTDPCVGVPEQFFGWFLINYVASDIALFGAKTQFCTINLLGSPSTQSKVFKEIMKQACNAAEELGITIVTGHTGTYQGLSTLVGVCTGYGQISQEKLKTPAGAKHGDLVLCVKPVGLETVVNFALVHNKLARKLFGAKKTEDLTELVVMQTCVKEALLLAGCEGTHALHDATEGGVISALNELAEVSGLGFRVDWKRFSFSEETQILKDYYQLTDTQLLSMSSTGTFLVAVSPESKTKVENVLRENNISAQFVGEFTKDLSRVLLKNGKETVFPIKPDDPYARILSAKT
- the thiT gene encoding energy-coupled thiamine transporter ThiT: MNIQNSSFSTKVIAETVMFVALATVLSNIKIFQLPQGGSVTAASMVPILWLALRRGPTVGVFGAIMYGFIQAVFDPFIVHPAQMLLDYPIAFGLLGVAGFFRKRPFIGVTLGIIGRFVAHYFSGLIFFAEFAEGNPLIYSAVYNGGYLIVELVISLYIIYMLKRSKVLEIYM
- a CDS encoding peptidylprolyl isomerase; protein product: MSNKVHCAHILVKTEKEVNQVLERLKKGEKFSAIAKDVSQCPSKKRGGDLGTFGRGQMVKEFETAAFALDKGQISGIVKTQFGYHIIKRLE
- a CDS encoding adenosylhomocysteinase, coding for MADYKVKDINLAPQGALLVEWATEHMPVLAQIKSRFEKEKPLKGITIGACLHVTKETAVLALTLKAGGATVALCGSNPLSTQDEVAAYLATQGINVYAWREQPTDEYFWCINQVLDYKPQVTMDDGADVVGVLHKERTDLLKNVIGGTEETTTGVIRLRAMEQDNALKYPIIAVNDAYTKYLFDNRYGTGQSTIDGILRATSVLIAGKYFVVAGYGWCGRGLAMRAKAMGAKVIVTEVDATKALEAVMDGFFVMPMEDAAELGDIFVTLTGNTSVIRKEHMEKMKDGAIVANSGHFNVEIDIQDLEKMAKSKRTLRPNLEEYTLPSGKRIHLLAEGRLVNLAAAEGHPSEVMDMSFANQAMNAEYLVKNKGLKIKVYRVPKEIDELIAGLKLKALGVSIDELTEKQKKYLATWDEGTI
- a CDS encoding transcriptional regulator; its protein translation is MVSKDQAIGWIIFLVCAVIALGYTVSMIWPSEVTDVLGWSMSSQTFRLYLVAVPVLIAFVAVLAIGAWIGWTMGTTPPPRPIEEIETESSD
- a CDS encoding nucleotidyltransferase family protein, with the protein product MDNVKGMVLCGGKGTRLRPLTNYIQKTMVPVGLKQKPLLEYVVKLFKYHGVKDLVFLVNYKSEQITNYFEDGSRFGVNITYVKDDPNSKGTGGAVLTAYNQGAISKDDTLLVYYGDIVTDIDLLGLVEYHNKNNAWTTLALSSGFKTRVGVASLDDNSKVIDFEEKPVLKKPVTIGISVLKGEMLKLMKQLKGDNIELDFMGEVLPHLLKEEKPVYGYVTPAFWYDVLSTEAYEKLDQKLVDDLFKDILG
- a CDS encoding ribonucleoprotein; its protein translation is MEPSRKPLNALIKQMNSFVAIVLKNGVEYRGTMVRCDSHMNVLLEKATERVNDNLTANYGSILLRGNNILYICVDMAPEK
- a CDS encoding AarF/UbiB family protein, which translates into the protein MSTVHIAVRAIRKLEPEDFQLLLALEQQMKNYEYAPKDAIQNQAQLHFSEIEYRLPLFIKQGLVQGRREKYLGYRLTTAGHDILAINTLVNANVITALGKPLGVGKESDVYEALAPDETPVALKFHRIGRTSFKKTKLKRNYTIKYTYTPNWHRQSQISAKKEYDALKLLYPQDVSVPKPIMQNRHIVVMSMIEGVELFHNPELEDANVTYKQILNNVKTAYQKVNMIHGDLSPYNIIVQPNQGILIIDWPQNVSINHPSAKELLERDLRNVITYFQRKHNLEINLEDALSYVTEK
- a CDS encoding GNAT family N-acetyltransferase; the protein is MDYPTQWKTEFTTKNGLKIVFRPKQPDDTEMLWVMFSTLSKKSATHLLPPFPRDRIESWTTDIDYDKLLAIVAVLTEKDNKRIIGSISLKFNAQETLKHKAELGLTIHDDYQNMGIGSALLKHIIKIARKRKLKKIHLDVSASNERAIHVYKKAGFRTEGILQKESYVNGRYRDEYRMALFL
- a CDS encoding peroxiredoxin, whose amino-acid sequence is MENQTNEIKMPLIGEKAPDFEALTTQGTLRLSDFEGSWLILFSHPADFTPVCTTEFIAFSKIYDELKKRNTELLGLSVDSVSSHIAWVRNVEEKMGVKIPFPIIADLNKEVSQKFGMIHPAQSKTETVRCVFVMDPESKIRTILYYPLTTGRNMQEILRIIDALQTTDKNKVATPANWKPGDPVVVPPPGTTEQAEERTKEGYDCKDWYLCFKKL
- a CDS encoding helix-turn-helix domain-containing protein, with amino-acid sequence MPCVSADGKPTKSGIATLSALKNGASTPKAVSEVTGQPMFKVRSGLRELVAAGFVKKVDDKYKLTPQGSKLVP
- a CDS encoding DUF3795 domain-containing protein translates to MTTNLVAVCGLFCGTCEHLDTKCKGCGTQKGKPFWTTLMNVEFCPLYNCCVNNKQLEHCGLCNDFPCDAFNQLRDPSLSDKEAQEALIERQKDLVKRKELGTEQWLKEKQKNYLQLNQFY